CACAGCGTCGGACCCCGTCACCGTGACCCACCCCTGGTAACCGTCACCCGAGTCTTGGAGCACCCCCCATGCATGACGACCGCAACCTGGTCGAGGCCCGTCTCAAGCGCGTCCTCGACGAGCGCATCCGCCCCGCCGTGTACCCGCACTCCGTCCCCCTCGACGTGGCGGTCTGGCACGCGCCCGACGAACCGGTGCCGGTCGCCGAGGGGCTGGCCGCCGAACCCGGGCCGATCGAGGTGGGCGCCCGCTGGGGCGCTCCCTGGGGCACCAGCTGGTTCCGGGTCACCGGAACCGTCCCCGAGGAGTGGGCGGGCCGGACCGTCGAGGCGATCCTCGACCTCGGCTTCGACGAGAACATGCCCGGCTTCCAGTGCGAGGGCCTCGTCTACCGGCCCGACGGCACCCCGGTGAAGGGCCTCAACCCGCGCAACCAGTGGGTGCGGATCGGCGCGCCGGTGGCCGGCGGCGAAGAGGTGCGCCTGCACATCGAGGCCGCCTCCAACCCCGTCATCCTCGACTACCACCCCTTCCTGCCCACCCAGTTGGGCGACAAGGAGACCGCGGGCAGCGAACCCCAGTACACCCTGACCCGGATGGACCTGGCCGTCCTCGACGAGACGGTCTGGCACCTGGTGATCGACCTGGAGGTGCTCGGCGAGCTGATGGCCGAGCTGCCCGTGGAGTCCGCGCGCCGCTGGGACATCCTGCGGGCCGTGGAACGGGCCCTTGACGCCGTCGACCTCCAGGACGTGGGCGGCACCGCCGAGGCGGCCCGCGCCCGGCTGACCGAGGTGCTCACCACCCCGGCCGCGCCCTCCGCGCACCGCGTCAGCGCCGTCGGGCACGCGCACATCGACTCGGCGTGGCTGTGGCCGCTGCGCGAGACGGTCCGCAAGGTGGCCCGCACCACCTCCAACATGACCGCGCTCCTCGACGACGAACCCGACTTCGTCTTCGCCATGTCCCAGGCCCAGCAGTGGGCCTGGGTGAAGGAGCACCGGCCCGAGGTGTGGGCCCGGGTGAAGAAGGCCGTCGCCGACGGACGGTTCGTGCCGGCCGGCGGCATGTGGGTCGAGTCGGACACCAACATGCCGGGCTCCGAGGCGATGGCCCGTCAGTTCGTGCACGGCAAGCGGTTCTTCCTCGACGAGTTCGGCATCGAGAACGACGAGGCGTGGCTGCCCGACACCTTCGGCTTCGCCGCGGGACTCCCGCAGATCATCAAGGCGGCCGGCTCCAAGTGGCTGCTCACGCAGAAGATCTCGTGGTCCCAGACCAACAAGTTCCCGCACCACACCTTCCAGTGGGAGGGCATCGACGGCACCCGGATCTTCACGCACTTCCCGCCCGTCGACACCTACAACTGCTCCATGAAGGGCTCCGAGATCGCCCACGCGGCGCGGAACTTCAAGGACAAGGGCGTCGCCCGGCACTCCCTCGCCCCCACCGGCTGGGGCGACGGCGGCGGAGGCACCACCCGCGAGATGGTCGCCAAGGCAGGGCGGCTGCGGGACCTGGAGGGCTCCGCGACCGTCGTCTGGGAGACCCCGCGCGCCTTCTTCGAGAAGGCGCAGGCCGCATACCCGCACCCGCCGGTGTGGGTGGGCGAGCTGTACCTCGAACTGCACCGCGCCACCCTCACCAGCCAGGCCAGGACCAAGCAGGGCAACCGGCGCAGCGAACATCTGCTGCGGGAGGCCGAGCTGTGGGCCGCCACGGCCGCCCTGCGCACCGGATTTCCTTACCCCTACGAGGAGTTGGACCGGATCTGGAAGACGGTCCTGCTGCACCAGTTCCACGACATCCTGCCCGGCTCCTCGATCGCCTGGGTGCACCGCGAGGCCCGCCGCACCTACGACCGGATCGCCGAGGAGCTGACCGCGATCGTCGAGGCCGCCCAGCAAGCCCTCGCGGGCGAGGGCGCCACCCCGCTCGTCTTCAACGCGGCCCCGCACCCGCGGGCCGGTGTCCCGGCGGGCGGCGCCGGCCTGCCCGCCGCCCAGGACGCCACGGCCGTCACCCCGCGCGAGGGCGGCGGACACGTCCTCGACAACGGCCTGCTGCGCGTCGAGATCGACGGCCACGGGCTCGTCGTCTCCGCCTACGACCTCGCGGCGGAGCGCGAGAGCGTCGCGCCGGGGAGGGCCGCCAACCTCCTCCAGCTCCACCCCGACTTCCCCAACATGTGGGACGCCTGGGACGTCGACGCGTTCTACCGCAACACCGTCACCGACCTGACCGACGCGGACGAGGTCACGGCCGCGGGCGACGCCTCGGTGCGGGTTGTGCGGACCTTCGGGACCTCGCGCGTGACCCAACTGCTCACCCTCGCACCGGGGGAGCGGCGGCTGCTGGTGGACACGGAGGTGGACTGGCACGAGACGGAGAAGTTCCTCAAGCTCGCCTTCCCGCTCGACGTGCACGCCGAACGGTACGCGTCCGAGACCCAGTTCGGGCACTTCCACCGGCCCACCCACACCAACACCAGTTGGGAGGCGGCCAAGTTCGAGGCGTGCAACCACCGGTTCGTGCACCTGGAGGAGCCGGGCTGGGGCGTGGCCGTCGTCAACGACTCGACGTACGGCCACGACGTCACCCGTACCGTCCGGGAGGACGGCGACCTCGGCACGACCACCACCGTGCGGGTCTCGCTGCTGCGCGCCCCGCGCTTCCCCGACCCCGAGACCGACCAGGGCGTCCACCGGTTCCGGCACGCGCTGGTGCCGGGCGCCGGCATCGGGGACGCGGTGCGCGAGGGCTGGCGGATCAACGTGCCCGAGCGGCGTACCAGCGGCGCGGGCGAGGTGGCGCCGCTGGTGACGGTCGACCAGGACGCCGTCGTCGTCACCGCCGTCAAACTGGCCGACGACGGCAGCGGCGACGTCGTCGTCCGCTTCCACGAGGCGCACGGCGGGCGGGCCCGCGCCACCCTGGCGCTCGGCTTCGAGGCCGCGTCGGTGACCGTCACCGACCTGCTGGAGCGTCCGCTGCCCGAGGCGCCGGCGCCCGCCCGCGACGGCGACCGGATCACCGTACGGCTGCGGCCCTTCGAGCTGGTGACCCTGCGGTTCGCGCGGGCCTGACCGCGCGGGGAGCACGGCCGGCCGGGTGCGCGGCCCGGCCGGCTTCCCCTCGCCGTCCCGCGCACCCGATGATGTGCCGATGAGACGCAGAGCGGTCGACGACCAGTCCTGGGAGAGCGCACCCGATCCCGTACTGGCCCTGGCGCGCCGGGACTTGGCGTTCTACACGCGCACCCGCGACTCCGCCAGGCGCACCCACTACGTCACCGAACTGGGCGCCATCGCCGCCACGTCCGCGACCGTCGTGGCGGCGGGCCTGCACGCACCGGCCTGGCTGACGGCGCTGATCGCGGGCGGCGCCGTCTTCTTCACCGGGGTGCGACAGATCTTCAACCCCGGCGCCCGCTGGGTCCTGGCCGCCCGCTCGGGTGAGACCCTGCGACGGGCCGTCGACCGCTACCTGCTCACCGCGCCCGCCGCCCGCGACGACGCCGCCCGCACGGCGCTGCGGACGGCGATCGAGGAGGTCGGCACGGACGAACTCCGCGAGTGGACCCAGACGCAGGGCCAGCGCCCCGAACCGGGACCGCCGGCCGCGGGCGCCTGACCCGCGCCCGCGCGACACCGCCTCCGCTACGGCCGCCGGTCCGCGAGCCGGGTCGGCGGCAGATACTCCCGCACACAGGTCCGCTCCCACCACGCGCCCGTCTCCCGCAGCTCGCGCCAGGTCGTGTACCGGTAGCGGAAGAGGCGGGCGCGGACGTAGCGGGGCGGCGCGTCGGGCGGGAAGGGGGAGCGGCGCAGCAGCCGCAGCGTGGCGCGGTCGTTCTCCAGGAGCCGTTCCACGAAGGTCCCGAACCACGGCTCGGCGTAGCCGGGGGAGAGCGCGGCGAACCACATCAGCCAGTCCAGGCGCAGATGGTAGGGCGCGAACTGGCGTGGTGCCCGCAGCGGATCACCCGGCTTGCCCTTGAAGTCGTACTCCCGCCAGTCGCCGTCCTCGCGCGGCACCGGGTCGGCGGTGCCCTCGACGACGATCTCGTGGCGGACCCGGCTCACCGTGCCGAACGCGCCGTAGGTGTTGACCAGATGGAGCGGGTCGAAGGAGCGGTTCATGACCTGGCGCCGGGAGAGCATGTTGCGCACCGGGCGGACACCGAGGCCGAGCAGCAGCGCGGCGACCGCGAGGACCAGGACCTCGTACCAGAGGGGGGCGGCCGGCGCGGGCCGCGCGCCGCCCGGGAACCGGACCGCCGACACGGCCAGCGTGACGGTGAGCCAGTTCAGCCAGGAGAAGTTGCCCGACAGGATCAGCCACAGCTGGGTCGCGATCATCAGGCAGGCGGCCACCGTGGCGACCGGCTGCGGGGTGAACAGCAGGAACGGCACGACGAGTTGGGTCACATGGTTGGCCGCGGCCTCCGCCCGGTGCAGCGGCCGGGGCAGCCGGTGGAAGAACCAGCTCAGCGGGCCGGGCATCGGCTGCGTCTCGTGGTGGTGGTAGAGGCAGGTGAGCCTGCGCCAGCACGTGTCGCCGCGCAGCTTGATCAGACCCGCGCCGAACTCCACCCGGAACAGCACCCAGCGCAGCAGGAACAGCACGACGACGGGGGGCGCCACCGTGTCGTTGCCGAGGAACACCGCGAGGAAGCCGACCTCCAGGAGCAGCGACTCCCAGCCGAACGCGTACCAGGTCTGCCCGACGTTGACGATCGACAGGTACAGCGCCCACGGCACCAGCCACAGCAGCATCCCCGCCCACAGCGGCAGCAGCGAGTCCGCCCCGGCGAGCAGCGCCGCCGCGACCGAGCACCCCGCCCAGGCGCAGAGCGCGAAGAACCGGTCGGAGTAGTGGAGCCGGAAGATCCCGGGCGCGTGCCGGAACGGCACCCGGGCCGTCAGCCGCTCCACCGGCAGCAGCCCGCGCGTCCCGATCAGCGCCCGGAACTGCAGCGCCGTCGTCAGGAACGCCACGAGGTACACACCGGCCAGCGCGCGCTGGAAGACCAGCCTGCTCCACCCGTACCCGGGCGCGGTGAACCACTCCACGGCTCGGCCGGCCTCCCTCCGCTGTCGTGTCGGTGCGACCGTGCCCCTCCGGGTGTCCGCGCTCCGGTTGCGCAACCCACGGGAGAGACGGCGACAATGCAGACCATAGTGATGAAACATCTCGAAACGTCGCAGGAGGACAAGGTGCGCAGTGCCACCGGAACCCTGGCAGCCCTCTGCGCGCTCGCGGCGGCGCTCCTCGTCGCCGTCTTCGGCGGTGGTGGTGACGGGGAACGGTCAGGGAGCCCGGGGACGGGCGGGGCGAGCGTCGTCGGACCGGCCGGGGCCCCCGACACCGGCAGCATCTTCGACAGCCCCACCGACTTCCTGAGCCGCTGACCCGACGGTCCGCCCGGACGAGTCGAATAATCTGACGAACCCTGGCAGGGTGGCCCCATGGCTGATCGGGGAGCGAGCGCCCCGTCACTCCCGGACGACTGGCCCGCCCACCCGGACCCGATCCTGGCGCTCAACCGCATGGGAAGCTTCGACTGGGACCTGGCGACCGGACTCTTCCACATGGACGCCCAAGCCCACGAGGTCTTCGACCTGCGCCCCGACGAGTACGACGGCCGGCCCGAGAGCCTCGCCGCCCGGATCCCGGCCGCCGAGGGCCGCCGCCTCGACACCGTCGTCGCCCAGGCCATCAAGGACGGCAGCGAGAACTACGGCGTCTACTTCCGCGCCCGCCGCCGCGACGGCACCCTGCGCTGGACCCACACCCAGGGCTACATCCGGCGCGACGACGACGGCAGGCCGCGCCGGATCATCGGCATCGTCAGGGACGCCACCCAGGAGCTGGGCGACAGCGCGGCCCGCCGCCTGCAGGACGCCCAGGACGCCGCCCGCCGGGAGCAGACCAACGTCGTCCAGCTCACCACGGCCGCGCTCGCGCACGCCAGGACCGTCCAGGACGTCATCGACGTCCTCAAGGACACCCACGGCCTCACCCACCTGGGTGCCACCAGCCTCGTCATGGGACTGGTCGAGGCGGGCCGGATCCGGCTGGTCGCGGAGGGCCCGGCCGGCAGCTTCGTGCCCGGCACCCTCGTCACCGGCATCGAGGAGCCCTACCCGATGAGCGAGGTGGTGCGAACCCTCACCCCGCGCTTCATCGAGTCGCCGGGGGAGTTCGCCGACTGCTACCCGATCCTCTGGCCGCACCTCGCCGACCTGCACATCACGGCCGCCGCCTACCTCCCGCTCATCGTGCAGGGCCGCCCGATCGGCGCCATGGGCCTGCTCTACAGCGACCGCGACCGCTTCGCGCCCGAGGAGCGCAACGTGCTCGTCGCGCTCGGCAGCAGCATCGCCCAGAGCATGCAGCGGGCCATGTTCTACGAGCAGGAGAAGGACCTCGCCAGCAGCCTCCAGCAGGCCATGCTGCCGCGCACCATCCCCAGCGTGCGCGGCGCCGACATCGCCGTCCGCTACCGGGCGGGCACCGCCGCCGGCTCGCTCGGCCGGGACATCGGCGGCGACTGGTACGACCTGATCCCGCTGCCGGGCGGCCGGGTCGGCGCCGTCATCGGCGACGTCCAGGGACACGACACGCACGCGGCGGCCGTCATGGGCCAGCTGCGGATCGTGCTGCGCGCCTATGCGGCCGAGGGCCACACCCCGGCCGCCGTGATGGCCCGCGCCTCCGTCTTCCTCCACGAACTCGACACCGACCGGTTCGCGACCTGCCTGTACGCGGAGGTCGACCTGAGCACGGGCGTCGTCCAGGTGGTCAGGGCCGGCCACATCGACCCGCTGGTGCGCGACGCCGACGGCGGCTGCGGCCGGGCCACCGTCGAGGGCGGGCTGCCGCTCGGGCTCTCCGCCGAGTTCGGCAGTCTCGACTACCCCGTCGGCATCGTCGAACTCGACCCGGGCGCCACCCTGCTGCTCTG
The sequence above is a segment of the Streptomyces griseoviridis genome. Coding sequences within it:
- a CDS encoding alpha-mannosidase, with amino-acid sequence MHDDRNLVEARLKRVLDERIRPAVYPHSVPLDVAVWHAPDEPVPVAEGLAAEPGPIEVGARWGAPWGTSWFRVTGTVPEEWAGRTVEAILDLGFDENMPGFQCEGLVYRPDGTPVKGLNPRNQWVRIGAPVAGGEEVRLHIEAASNPVILDYHPFLPTQLGDKETAGSEPQYTLTRMDLAVLDETVWHLVIDLEVLGELMAELPVESARRWDILRAVERALDAVDLQDVGGTAEAARARLTEVLTTPAAPSAHRVSAVGHAHIDSAWLWPLRETVRKVARTTSNMTALLDDEPDFVFAMSQAQQWAWVKEHRPEVWARVKKAVADGRFVPAGGMWVESDTNMPGSEAMARQFVHGKRFFLDEFGIENDEAWLPDTFGFAAGLPQIIKAAGSKWLLTQKISWSQTNKFPHHTFQWEGIDGTRIFTHFPPVDTYNCSMKGSEIAHAARNFKDKGVARHSLAPTGWGDGGGGTTREMVAKAGRLRDLEGSATVVWETPRAFFEKAQAAYPHPPVWVGELYLELHRATLTSQARTKQGNRRSEHLLREAELWAATAALRTGFPYPYEELDRIWKTVLLHQFHDILPGSSIAWVHREARRTYDRIAEELTAIVEAAQQALAGEGATPLVFNAAPHPRAGVPAGGAGLPAAQDATAVTPREGGGHVLDNGLLRVEIDGHGLVVSAYDLAAERESVAPGRAANLLQLHPDFPNMWDAWDVDAFYRNTVTDLTDADEVTAAGDASVRVVRTFGTSRVTQLLTLAPGERRLLVDTEVDWHETEKFLKLAFPLDVHAERYASETQFGHFHRPTHTNTSWEAAKFEACNHRFVHLEEPGWGVAVVNDSTYGHDVTRTVREDGDLGTTTTVRVSLLRAPRFPDPETDQGVHRFRHALVPGAGIGDAVREGWRINVPERRTSGAGEVAPLVTVDQDAVVVTAVKLADDGSGDVVVRFHEAHGGRARATLALGFEAASVTVTDLLERPLPEAPAPARDGDRITVRLRPFELVTLRFARA
- a CDS encoding lipase maturation factor family protein, whose amino-acid sequence is MEWFTAPGYGWSRLVFQRALAGVYLVAFLTTALQFRALIGTRGLLPVERLTARVPFRHAPGIFRLHYSDRFFALCAWAGCSVAAALLAGADSLLPLWAGMLLWLVPWALYLSIVNVGQTWYAFGWESLLLEVGFLAVFLGNDTVAPPVVVLFLLRWVLFRVEFGAGLIKLRGDTCWRRLTCLYHHHETQPMPGPLSWFFHRLPRPLHRAEAAANHVTQLVVPFLLFTPQPVATVAACLMIATQLWLILSGNFSWLNWLTVTLAVSAVRFPGGARPAPAAPLWYEVLVLAVAALLLGLGVRPVRNMLSRRQVMNRSFDPLHLVNTYGAFGTVSRVRHEIVVEGTADPVPREDGDWREYDFKGKPGDPLRAPRQFAPYHLRLDWLMWFAALSPGYAEPWFGTFVERLLENDRATLRLLRRSPFPPDAPPRYVRARLFRYRYTTWRELRETGAWWERTCVREYLPPTRLADRRP
- a CDS encoding SpoIIE family protein phosphatase → MADRGASAPSLPDDWPAHPDPILALNRMGSFDWDLATGLFHMDAQAHEVFDLRPDEYDGRPESLAARIPAAEGRRLDTVVAQAIKDGSENYGVYFRARRRDGTLRWTHTQGYIRRDDDGRPRRIIGIVRDATQELGDSAARRLQDAQDAARREQTNVVQLTTAALAHARTVQDVIDVLKDTHGLTHLGATSLVMGLVEAGRIRLVAEGPAGSFVPGTLVTGIEEPYPMSEVVRTLTPRFIESPGEFADCYPILWPHLADLHITAAAYLPLIVQGRPIGAMGLLYSDRDRFAPEERNVLVALGSSIAQSMQRAMFYEQEKDLASSLQQAMLPRTIPSVRGADIAVRYRAGTAAGSLGRDIGGDWYDLIPLPGGRVGAVIGDVQGHDTHAAAVMGQLRIVLRAYAAEGHTPAAVMARASVFLHELDTDRFATCLYAEVDLSTGVVQVVRAGHIDPLVRDADGGCGRATVEGGLPLGLSAEFGSLDYPVGIVELDPGATLLLCTDGLVEQPGADLDDGMRTLTALIADGPDDVRDLADRLIEMAEERGGDDDVAVLLLRRRGLDTPHSGGRLQQHVAPGDPEGLRAARHLIRTAVRTWDAGGRADEIELVADELVTNALVHTEGAAVVTLRVLTGGDRRLRVEVEDTSSALPRRRDPGEAGVSGRGLLLVDRLTDGWGVEARGGGKCVWCEFVVADGD
- a CDS encoding DUF4231 domain-containing protein — protein: MRRRAVDDQSWESAPDPVLALARRDLAFYTRTRDSARRTHYVTELGAIAATSATVVAAGLHAPAWLTALIAGGAVFFTGVRQIFNPGARWVLAARSGETLRRAVDRYLLTAPAARDDAARTALRTAIEEVGTDELREWTQTQGQRPEPGPPAAGA